From a region of the Listeria monocytogenes ATCC 19117 genome:
- a CDS encoding glycosyltransferase family 2 protein, which yields MEKPFLTVVVPCYNEEVLSESVTQLTNIIEKLVMSESISDKSQIMFVDDGSKDRTWELIQQYSESNEHVSGLKLSRNYGHQGALLAGLTEAHAYSDCVVSIDADLQDDVNAIIEFIEKYHEGYDVVYGVRDKRDTDTYFKRNSALAFYRIMSKLGVNMVPNHADYRLLSKRALTEFLRYKEENMFIRGIVPLLGFKSTKVFYNRNERFAGESKYPLKKMVLFAVDGITSFSVAPIRLLLVLGSVIFMIGVVMGIYAIVQKIIGAVVPGWTSLIVSLWLIGGIQLIGIGVLGEYIGKIFKQVKERPRFTIEENVFETKCKENKISER from the coding sequence GTGGAAAAGCCATTTTTAACAGTTGTGGTACCTTGTTATAATGAAGAAGTTCTGAGCGAGAGTGTTACACAACTAACAAATATTATAGAAAAATTAGTGATGAGTGAATCAATCAGTGACAAAAGTCAAATTATGTTTGTAGATGATGGAAGTAAAGATAGAACTTGGGAACTTATACAGCAATACTCAGAATCAAATGAACATGTATCTGGACTAAAATTAAGTCGGAATTATGGACATCAAGGAGCTTTACTTGCTGGCTTAACAGAAGCACATGCATATTCAGATTGTGTCGTGTCTATTGATGCTGATTTACAAGATGATGTGAATGCGATTATTGAGTTTATAGAAAAATATCATGAAGGTTACGATGTCGTTTATGGCGTACGAGATAAACGTGACACTGACACTTACTTCAAAAGAAATTCAGCGTTAGCTTTCTATAGAATTATGAGCAAACTAGGAGTTAATATGGTTCCAAATCATGCGGACTATCGACTGCTTAGCAAGCGTGCATTAACAGAATTCTTACGTTATAAAGAAGAAAACATGTTTATTCGAGGCATTGTACCATTATTAGGTTTCAAATCTACGAAAGTATTTTACAATCGAAATGAGAGATTTGCAGGAGAATCAAAATATCCACTTAAGAAAATGGTTTTATTTGCTGTGGATGGAATTACATCTTTCAGTGTTGCACCCATTCGATTATTATTAGTCCTTGGATCTGTTATTTTTATGATAGGCGTAGTAATGGGGATTTATGCCATTGTTCAAAAAATCATTGGTGCTGTTGTACCTGGTTGGACATCTTTAATTGTTTCCTTGTGGTTAATTGGCGGAATTCAATTAATTGGTATTGGTGTTCTAGGTGAATACATTGGAAAAATCTTTAAACAAGTAAAAGAACGACCTCGTTTTACTATTGAAGAGAATGTTTTTGAAACAAAATGCAAAGAAAATAAAATCAGCGAGAGATAG
- a CDS encoding GW domain-containing glycosaminoglycan-binding protein, whose amino-acid sequence MINKKWMKIVMIPMLVVPMYGLTTVGGQLQDSLTGENSFVKEVEAATTASQQAFIDKIAPAAQASQEKYHLLSSITLAQAILESGWGKSGLATQGYNLFGIKGKYNGQSVIMTTSEYVNGEWIKIDAEFRKYPSWNESVTDHTLLLVNGTSWNKDLYKKVVDATDYKVAAMELQKAGYATSPTYGASLIQVIENYDLAKYDVLYDKILTQKSTSGKATVTSPTGNGVWTLPYKVKGVQSVSPASTYANKDIDLVSVATTKRGTYYQFKYNGKVVGWVDGKALTIYDSVNYDKVNVGRAKITSPVSNGIWSKPYNVYGREFVTNATTYAQQEIKLLREAQTAKGTYYQFSINNKTIGWIDKRALTIYPYDSIISSKNVNLDGQITNPTGNGIWTKAYKLEGTTSVAQATKYANKDVKISQQIETQHGTYYNISIDGKAIGWLDRNAITLYDQEEYNKTVAIDAVVKNVKGNAVWTEPYRTVGTKLIGPAETYLNKEVEVVREAKTPKGTYYQFKSGGKVIGWLDKKAFDVYDNINYNKAVNLDAVVENVTGNAVWTAPYKSKGVKLVTSAATYKGKATKITREAQTSRGTYYEFSVDGKVIGWLDKKAFDVYDNINYNKAVNLDAVVENVTGNAVWTAPYKSKGVKLVTSAATYKDKATKITREAQTSRGTYYEFSVNGKVIGWLDKKAFDVYDSIEYNKAINMTGLLSNAPGNGIWTEPYRVIGTKNVGQATAYANKTVQLIREAKTTRATYYQMSVNGKIVGWVDKRAFTNVK is encoded by the coding sequence ATGATAAATAAAAAGTGGATGAAAATTGTAATGATTCCGATGCTAGTTGTTCCAATGTACGGTTTGACAACTGTTGGCGGACAATTACAAGATTCATTAACTGGAGAAAATTCCTTTGTTAAAGAGGTTGAAGCTGCAACGACAGCATCGCAACAAGCATTTATCGACAAAATAGCACCTGCTGCCCAGGCATCTCAAGAAAAATATCATCTGTTATCTAGTATAACTTTAGCTCAAGCAATTCTAGAATCTGGTTGGGGAAAAAGTGGACTTGCTACACAAGGATATAATTTATTTGGTATAAAAGGGAAATATAATGGACAATCAGTTATCATGACAACTTCTGAATATGTGAACGGTGAGTGGATTAAAATTGATGCTGAATTCCGCAAATACCCTAGCTGGAATGAATCTGTCACTGACCATACTCTTTTATTAGTGAACGGAACTTCTTGGAATAAAGACTTATATAAGAAAGTTGTCGACGCAACGGATTATAAAGTAGCTGCAATGGAGCTTCAAAAAGCTGGATATGCAACCTCTCCTACATATGGTGCTAGCTTAATTCAAGTAATTGAGAATTATGATTTAGCCAAATATGATGTTTTATACGACAAAATTCTTACTCAAAAATCCACTTCCGGAAAAGCAACTGTTACAAGTCCGACTGGAAATGGTGTATGGACTTTACCGTATAAAGTAAAAGGAGTGCAATCTGTTAGTCCAGCTAGCACATACGCTAACAAGGATATCGATTTAGTATCTGTTGCTACAACAAAGAGAGGTACGTACTATCAATTTAAATATAATGGTAAAGTAGTTGGTTGGGTAGATGGCAAAGCATTAACTATTTATGATAGTGTCAATTATGATAAAGTAAATGTCGGACGTGCTAAAATTACTAGCCCAGTAAGTAACGGTATCTGGTCTAAACCATACAATGTTTATGGAAGAGAATTTGTTACGAATGCAACAACTTACGCACAACAAGAAATTAAACTTTTACGCGAAGCACAAACTGCTAAAGGTACTTATTACCAATTTAGCATAAATAATAAAACTATTGGTTGGATTGATAAACGAGCTCTCACTATCTATCCGTATGATTCCATTATTTCAAGTAAAAATGTGAACCTTGACGGACAAATTACTAATCCAACCGGAAATGGTATTTGGACTAAAGCGTACAAACTTGAAGGAACAACTTCTGTGGCGCAGGCTACGAAATATGCAAATAAAGATGTGAAAATCAGCCAACAAATCGAAACTCAACATGGTACTTATTACAATATCAGTATCGATGGGAAAGCAATTGGTTGGTTAGATAGAAACGCTATTACACTGTATGATCAAGAGGAATACAATAAAACAGTTGCTATTGACGCAGTAGTAAAAAATGTGAAGGGTAATGCTGTATGGACAGAACCTTACCGTACAGTTGGTACAAAATTAATCGGACCAGCGGAAACTTACTTGAATAAAGAAGTGGAAGTCGTCCGTGAAGCAAAAACGCCAAAAGGAACTTACTACCAATTTAAATCTGGTGGCAAAGTAATCGGCTGGTTAGATAAAAAAGCTTTCGATGTATATGACAATATTAATTACAACAAAGCGGTTAATTTAGATGCTGTAGTGGAAAATGTGACAGGTAATGCAGTTTGGACGGCTCCTTATAAGAGTAAAGGTGTTAAACTTGTTACTTCAGCAGCAACCTATAAAGGCAAGGCAACAAAAATAACTCGTGAAGCGCAAACAAGTAGAGGAACATATTACGAGTTTAGTGTTGATGGTAAAGTCATTGGCTGGTTAGATAAAAAAGCTTTCGATGTATATGACAATATTAATTACAACAAAGCGGTTAACTTAGATGCTGTAGTGGAAAATGTGACAGGCAACGCAGTTTGGACTGCTCCATATAAGAGTAAGGGTGTTAAATTAGTTACTTCAGCAGCCACATATAAAGATAAAGCAACTAAAATAACTCGAGAAGCTCAAACAAGTAGAGGAACTTACTACGAATTTAGCGTAAACGGCAAAGTAATCGGTTGGTTAGATAAAAAAGCTTTTGATGTATATGATTCTATTGAGTACAATAAAGCGATTAATATGACTGGATTACTTAGCAACGCGCCAGGTAATGGCATTTGGACAGAGCCGTATAGAGTTATTGGCACAAAAAATGTAGGACAAGCAACTGCTTATGCTAACAAGACAGTACAGTTGATACGCGAGGCTAAGACTACACGTGCAACTTACTATCAAATGAGTGTAAATGGTAAAATAGTTGGTTGGGTAGATAAACGAGCTTTTACAAACGTTAAATAG
- a CDS encoding DUF6270 domain-containing protein, with translation MKFYIKEIQLTDSNTWKLQGFSEGKINSIQAYYNEIREYKHPEQKLNIAFTQDKNSFTATISVDELASLSLPNNQTVWKFKVNNDYPYTHLITDGPIINKPFQPENSLYKYHFDFPEGILTLVSKPIELLASIEEYKLDSDVMSGSIKIKSPLPSNQFNAKLIFKRRPTPSFYLFHEQQQSFDLGLITENIVNFSIPTKDLSTAFLVDNTNILDAIIEVSSSHNKTGLSAFISIDADMKPAIPREIKIAAPLFATLRSYITGSNRLSFYFKKNIQGLVSLSQLKETKKDLTLQFKLENSISEGQIVAKRADKKANTFEYNVEQVWPLKKGITKYTAQINKNEFLSGPINRADATWDFFLRSANMPDLPILAPNTIDFSSSGFFNVANNEFMAQLTRNDSNNLACLTAVAPKIKQDITKIAVMGTCFSRNAFNSSPFFNPDYKAFFECSFTQFHSSIISIMTEPANLINLDKYTDIKKSEKPFIEDDWKKDFFTNLKNSDADYFLIDLYPDVIRPVIWLNNNSAITLSYVIEQSQLLNDISYERILDHIDNETYFNEWKGYADQFIEKLTEIIPTDRVILNLGGFTTSYYDEDGEVATYKNKMAIEKNNYFWERLNNYFLSKLPEAKVIDFSKKGYIGDFNYPFGHSFSHFESPYYKDFLKELIYITKS, from the coding sequence ATGAAATTTTATATTAAGGAAATTCAGCTAACAGATTCTAACACATGGAAATTACAAGGCTTCTCAGAAGGAAAAATCAATAGTATCCAAGCATACTACAACGAAATCCGAGAATATAAGCACCCTGAACAAAAGTTGAATATTGCTTTTACTCAAGATAAAAATTCATTCACAGCTACTATTTCTGTTGATGAACTTGCTAGTCTTTCTCTACCAAATAACCAGACTGTGTGGAAATTCAAAGTAAATAATGATTATCCATATACACATTTAATCACAGATGGGCCAATTATAAATAAACCCTTCCAACCAGAGAACTCGCTTTACAAATACCATTTTGATTTTCCTGAAGGTATTTTAACACTTGTCAGTAAACCTATAGAACTACTAGCTTCGATAGAGGAGTACAAATTAGATTCTGATGTGATGTCTGGTTCTATTAAAATCAAGTCGCCACTTCCAAGTAACCAATTTAATGCAAAGCTAATTTTCAAACGTAGACCTACACCAAGCTTTTATTTATTTCACGAGCAACAACAATCATTTGATTTAGGGCTTATTACTGAAAATATCGTTAATTTCTCTATTCCCACCAAAGATTTATCTACAGCTTTCTTAGTAGACAATACAAATATACTAGATGCCATAATCGAAGTATCATCTAGTCATAACAAAACAGGCTTATCTGCATTCATATCCATTGATGCAGATATGAAGCCAGCTATTCCTAGAGAAATTAAAATAGCAGCGCCACTTTTTGCAACTCTGCGCTCCTATATTACAGGCTCTAACAGATTATCATTCTATTTCAAAAAAAATATTCAGGGGTTAGTGAGTCTGAGTCAATTAAAAGAAACTAAAAAAGATTTGACACTGCAATTCAAATTAGAAAACAGTATCTCTGAAGGTCAAATAGTAGCTAAACGTGCAGATAAAAAAGCGAATACATTTGAATATAATGTAGAACAAGTATGGCCTTTAAAGAAAGGGATTACTAAATATACTGCTCAAATTAATAAAAATGAATTCTTATCCGGACCAATCAATAGAGCTGATGCGACATGGGATTTCTTCCTTCGTTCGGCAAACATGCCAGATTTACCTATTTTAGCGCCAAATACTATTGACTTTAGTTCTTCGGGATTTTTCAATGTTGCTAATAACGAATTTATGGCGCAATTAACAAGAAACGACTCCAATAATTTAGCTTGTCTTACAGCCGTTGCTCCTAAAATCAAACAAGATATAACAAAAATAGCTGTAATGGGAACTTGTTTTAGCCGAAATGCTTTTAACTCATCTCCATTCTTTAATCCAGATTATAAAGCTTTTTTTGAATGCAGTTTTACGCAGTTTCATTCTTCTATAATTAGTATAATGACCGAACCCGCTAACTTAATTAATCTAGATAAGTATACTGATATTAAAAAAAGCGAGAAACCTTTTATAGAAGATGATTGGAAAAAAGATTTCTTTACTAACCTGAAAAATTCTGACGCTGATTATTTCTTAATTGACCTATATCCTGATGTTATTCGACCAGTTATTTGGTTAAATAATAATTCAGCTATTACATTATCTTATGTTATAGAACAAAGCCAATTACTTAATGACATTTCTTACGAGAGAATTTTAGATCATATTGATAATGAAACCTACTTCAATGAGTGGAAAGGCTATGCTGATCAATTTATCGAAAAACTTACAGAAATAATTCCTACTGATCGGGTTATTTTAAACCTAGGTGGATTTACAACGTCTTATTATGATGAAGATGGAGAAGTCGCAACTTACAAAAACAAAATGGCCATCGAAAAGAATAATTACTTCTGGGAACGTTTAAATAATTATTTCTTATCTAAATTGCCTGAAGCAAAAGTAATCGACTTTTCGAAAAAAGGCTATATAGGTGATTTCAACTATCCATTTGGGCATTCCTTTTCTCACTTCGAATCCCCTTATTATAAAGACTTCTTGAAGGAACTTATTTACATCACTAAATCTTAA
- a CDS encoding glycosyltransferase family 39 protein has translation MKNRLAYIFNAFFILIFGYLLCISIFKPLEISFNHPSIFILFSAAALLVLIGFYQFSTRLNTKGDGVITIFLVSLIILTQIYLLFSLQMNSYADAFLIKGEALNMLSNGGHATTQNYFLMYPNNIFITIIRYWLYSVGGTLGITNTYLLESAFLFVCMNITIFVLYWIVRKENGNKFGNIYLLIVLFCVPLFGYIWYFYTDTLVLPFTALIALFYYLYTKSSKWWYFIIIGLLFAVGYQIKPNIIILLPAMLIHLCFIRNWRKILLNTVIVAICFFGLSTVFTPIAESYDFKKDPTIEFPQTHWIMMGLGDPAGRYNSNDVAYTSQFKTKEEKEEANIEKIKERIEEHGPLGLIKLFDNKMLNTWTDGTRAYTWYVNAALDYPAPYDYFFGDKRVVTELPAQLFHIINLFLICLGALRFYKKREFDMSFFVNISLVGVWLFHLFWEANQRYIMFITPLMILSSIYGFKFIVESLYTKKFDLKKGLRKGFLIASFCVFLLSTVAFAFIGNSVAGESQDINKYLVKQSYAHIDLPVTSKQIVKQTFNVDSPFNSIQIAVLKEPDEASKYRLKVVDKTNKKDIYDEVIAGSDFVEATNYQINVNEKPKGKTEYVIEVYQVENKNPEKPLVLGTYTPDAVDLYPYGALYVNGVKKEKQDMGFTVSHVASEPIIPKYVSAIFDLGVIIIFAGTYYVFRRKTGDNR, from the coding sequence GTGAAGAATAGGTTAGCTTATATTTTTAATGCGTTTTTTATACTTATTTTTGGTTACTTACTTTGCATAAGCATTTTTAAACCGCTAGAAATTAGTTTTAATCATCCGAGTATATTTATATTATTTAGTGCTGCGGCGCTTTTAGTACTTATAGGATTCTATCAATTTTCTACTAGATTGAATACAAAAGGAGATGGTGTAATAACCATCTTTTTGGTTAGCTTGATTATATTAACTCAAATTTATTTGCTTTTCTCCTTGCAAATGAATTCATATGCAGATGCTTTTCTTATCAAGGGAGAAGCATTGAATATGCTTTCTAATGGAGGGCATGCAACAACGCAGAATTATTTTTTAATGTATCCTAATAATATATTTATAACAATTATTCGATACTGGCTATATTCTGTTGGAGGGACGCTTGGTATTACTAATACGTATTTATTAGAAAGTGCTTTCCTTTTTGTTTGTATGAATATTACTATTTTTGTATTGTACTGGATTGTTCGTAAAGAAAATGGTAATAAATTTGGGAACATCTACTTATTAATTGTTTTATTCTGTGTGCCATTATTTGGTTATATTTGGTATTTCTATACAGATACACTTGTACTGCCATTTACAGCGCTGATTGCCTTATTTTATTATCTATACACGAAAAGTAGTAAATGGTGGTATTTCATCATTATTGGGCTGCTGTTTGCAGTAGGTTATCAAATTAAGCCGAATATCATCATTTTACTTCCAGCAATGCTTATTCATTTATGTTTTATAAGAAATTGGCGTAAAATTCTATTGAACACGGTCATCGTAGCAATTTGCTTTTTCGGTTTAAGCACTGTTTTTACACCAATCGCAGAGAGTTATGACTTTAAGAAAGACCCAACCATTGAATTTCCTCAAACACATTGGATTATGATGGGGCTTGGCGATCCAGCCGGTCGTTATAACAGCAATGATGTTGCTTATACTTCACAATTTAAAACAAAAGAAGAAAAAGAAGAAGCCAATATTGAAAAAATTAAAGAACGTATTGAAGAACATGGACCGCTTGGCTTAATAAAGCTTTTTGATAATAAGATGTTAAATACTTGGACAGACGGAACGCGAGCATATACGTGGTATGTTAATGCTGCACTTGATTATCCAGCTCCTTATGATTACTTCTTTGGAGATAAACGGGTTGTCACTGAATTACCTGCTCAGCTGTTCCATATTATTAATTTGTTTTTAATTTGTCTAGGTGCTTTACGTTTTTATAAGAAAAGGGAATTTGATATGTCCTTTTTCGTTAATATTTCGCTAGTAGGTGTTTGGCTATTCCACTTATTCTGGGAAGCAAATCAGCGTTATATTATGTTTATTACGCCATTAATGATCTTGTCCTCTATATATGGGTTTAAATTTATAGTAGAATCTTTATATACGAAAAAATTTGATTTGAAAAAAGGGCTAAGAAAAGGCTTTTTAATCGCGAGTTTCTGCGTATTTTTATTAAGTACAGTTGCTTTTGCTTTTATTGGAAATTCGGTAGCAGGCGAGTCACAGGATATCAATAAATATCTTGTAAAACAAAGTTATGCGCATATAGATCTTCCTGTTACTAGCAAACAAATTGTTAAGCAAACGTTTAATGTAGATTCGCCGTTCAATTCTATCCAAATAGCGGTTCTAAAAGAGCCAGATGAAGCTAGTAAATATCGTTTGAAAGTTGTAGATAAGACAAATAAGAAGGATATTTACGATGAAGTTATAGCTGGATCAGATTTTGTAGAAGCTACAAATTACCAAATTAATGTAAATGAAAAGCCAAAAGGTAAAACTGAATATGTTATTGAAGTCTATCAAGTGGAAAATAAAAACCCTGAAAAACCATTAGTTTTAGGTACCTATACTCCAGATGCAGTAGATCTTTATCCGTATGGAGCACTGTATGTTAATGGTGTTAAAAAAGAGAAGCAAGATATGGGCTTCACTGTCTCACATGTTGCTTCTGAACCAATAATACCGAAATATGTCTCCGCTATTTTTGATTTGGGTGTTATAATTATTTTTGCAGGAACATATTATGTGTTTAGAAGGAAAACTGGAGATAATAGATGA
- a CDS encoding bifunctional glycosyltransferase/CDP-glycerol:glycerophosphate glycerophosphotransferase — MNSDSNNNINKNREAGISIIIPLYNVEEVILETLESIHEQTFDMYEVLLIDDGSTDKTIEMVTEYISDKPKFQLHTQPNGGPASARNYGLRLANRMYICFVDSDDIIPNYALQLMYDGAISTGSKLITGATKRFNSEGEWFIPMHIQYNIAKPGMKTLLKNPELFYSIGPCAKLYHHSLIDGVFFPENIRYGEDQPFVLHALLQAENIYTVEKVVYYYRLRDGESQSLTQSVNKDPIRILKSVFQIFDYGEAELLKNNTEYEIALKYYQRVSSVELWGALRAAIESKKSENQQIAFTMTLDWLKTKSDDFLNIIPSFRYFLLFSSIERVRYITRDNKGNYRQLITYLWERQGEEAKIAFRKAYPIHMKAALQIMEHNNWGAARKISFKFIIRRKFKAPILIRKISRGIIFRLATLMPRKKDQVILATERSTSLEGNLLAIYDYLFYNDMPQKVYVFLRKNRNWFEMFQLYYALGRTKTIVLDDYYNKIYGLKFNKKTHVVQSWHATGAFKKFGFSALEGTDANTEEFETRAHSPYTDVLVSSEGIIPEYMEAFRKQANQIKPIGVPRTDVFFDQEYVAYTKEKYMKMYPQLRDKKVLLYAPTFRGGPNERFNYSVVLDIAALKKELGDTHILILKFHPVIKNVSFNVDENDPFILDLTLNNDINDLMLFSDALITDYSSVIFEFSLMNKPIYFFAYDIDDYLDERGFYFDYKATIPGEVFKDTPSLIESIKTGKYNYDELEVFKKKFVGSLDGNSTKRFVETYIVQANEEVKDL, encoded by the coding sequence ATGAACAGTGATTCAAATAATAACATCAATAAGAATCGAGAAGCGGGAATAAGTATTATTATTCCATTATATAATGTGGAGGAAGTAATCCTGGAAACGCTCGAAAGCATCCATGAGCAAACATTTGACATGTACGAAGTTTTATTAATTGACGATGGTTCAACGGATAAAACAATAGAAATGGTGACAGAATATATATCAGATAAGCCAAAATTTCAGTTGCATACTCAACCAAATGGTGGACCAGCTTCGGCTAGGAATTATGGGTTGCGTCTTGCGAATAGAATGTATATTTGCTTTGTGGACAGTGATGATATTATTCCGAACTATGCACTTCAACTAATGTATGACGGTGCAATATCCACTGGTTCAAAATTGATTACAGGCGCAACGAAACGCTTTAATTCAGAAGGTGAATGGTTCATTCCGATGCATATCCAATATAATATTGCCAAGCCAGGAATGAAAACACTACTGAAAAATCCCGAGCTATTTTATTCGATAGGTCCTTGTGCGAAACTCTATCATCATTCTTTGATAGATGGTGTGTTTTTCCCTGAAAATATTCGTTACGGTGAAGATCAACCATTTGTTTTGCATGCTTTACTTCAAGCAGAAAATATCTATACTGTAGAAAAAGTAGTTTATTATTACCGCTTACGTGATGGTGAATCGCAATCATTAACGCAATCTGTAAATAAAGATCCAATTCGTATTTTAAAATCTGTTTTTCAAATATTTGACTACGGGGAAGCAGAGTTACTCAAAAATAATACGGAATATGAAATAGCTTTAAAATATTATCAACGAGTATCTAGTGTTGAGCTTTGGGGCGCTTTAAGGGCGGCTATTGAAAGTAAGAAAAGTGAAAACCAACAAATTGCTTTTACGATGACATTAGACTGGTTAAAAACCAAATCAGATGACTTCCTAAATATAATTCCTTCCTTTAGATATTTCTTGTTGTTCAGTAGTATCGAACGTGTTCGCTATATTACAAGAGACAATAAAGGAAACTATCGCCAACTAATTACGTATTTGTGGGAGAGACAAGGGGAAGAAGCAAAAATTGCATTTAGAAAAGCATATCCTATCCATATGAAAGCTGCTTTACAAATTATGGAACATAATAATTGGGGAGCCGCTCGTAAAATCTCCTTTAAATTTATTATCCGTCGTAAATTTAAGGCGCCTATTCTAATTCGGAAAATAAGCAGAGGCATTATATTTAGACTAGCTACTTTGATGCCACGCAAAAAAGACCAAGTTATTTTAGCTACAGAACGTAGTACAAGCTTAGAAGGAAATTTATTAGCCATTTATGATTACCTGTTTTATAATGATATGCCACAAAAAGTCTATGTGTTTTTACGGAAAAATCGTAATTGGTTTGAAATGTTCCAATTGTATTATGCATTAGGGCGAACTAAAACAATTGTATTAGATGATTATTACAACAAAATTTATGGTTTGAAATTTAATAAAAAGACACATGTGGTACAATCATGGCATGCGACAGGGGCTTTCAAAAAGTTTGGCTTTAGTGCGCTTGAAGGTACAGATGCTAATACAGAAGAATTTGAGACACGTGCTCATTCGCCTTACACAGATGTTCTTGTTAGTTCAGAAGGCATAATTCCTGAATATATGGAAGCTTTTAGAAAACAAGCTAATCAAATTAAACCTATTGGTGTGCCTAGAACAGATGTGTTTTTTGATCAAGAATATGTGGCATATACAAAAGAAAAATATATGAAAATGTATCCGCAACTTCGCGACAAAAAAGTGTTGCTATATGCGCCAACTTTCCGCGGTGGGCCAAATGAACGCTTTAATTATAGCGTTGTACTTGATATTGCTGCTTTGAAAAAAGAACTTGGTGATACACATATTTTAATTTTAAAATTCCATCCTGTTATTAAGAACGTTTCATTTAATGTGGATGAAAATGATCCATTTATTTTAGACTTGACGTTGAATAACGATATTAATGATTTAATGTTATTTAGTGATGCGCTTATTACAGATTATTCTTCGGTTATTTTTGAATTTAGTTTAATGAATAAGCCAATTTATTTCTTTGCATATGATATTGATGATTATTTGGATGAACGCGGATTTTATTTCGATTACAAAGCAACTATTCCTGGTGAAGTTTTCAAAGATACGCCGTCGCTCATTGAGTCGATTAAAACGGGAAAATATAATTATGACGAACTGGAAGTCTTTAAAAAGAAATTTGTTGGAAGCTTAGATGGTAATTCAACGAAGCGTTTTGTAGAGACCTATATTGTTCAAGCAAATGAGGAAGTGAAAGATTTATGA